The Montipora foliosa isolate CH-2021 chromosome 1, ASM3666993v2, whole genome shotgun sequence genome has a window encoding:
- the LOC137976216 gene encoding melanocyte-stimulating hormone receptor-like encodes MNKTDLRCFFFDVFWQRSQQHITVSVISCVLSSIFALTTILGNGTIMLVIWKTRELHLPSFTLLFCLAMADALVGLIGQPSFVAFKTAEILQEFQIYCNSRLIQFFFGWITGGVSFLILGAISIDRLLALSLHLRYNSIVTFPRMMTSVVMVWVMLSVVVASKFWLGNKWVVLPIVLNVLAVSTTAFCTCKIFYIARKHLRQINEVNRTAAYCIHNRTADVLKCKKSAVTVIYVYVVMLLFYLPFLAVMIVENVGGVTQSVQLAYDLATTFVFVNSSVNPIIYCWRMKQIRSAVRKCLMDSSSFDHH; translated from the coding sequence ATGAACAAGACGGACTTAAGGTGTTTTTTCTTCGACGTTTTTTGGCAAAGAAGTCAACAGCACATCACAGTCAGTGTAATTTCGTGCGTTTTAAGCTCAATATTTGCGCTGACCACGATTTTGGGAAATGGAACTATTATGCTCGTCATTTGGAAAACACGGGAGCTTCATCTTCCCTCCTTCACGCTGTTATTTTGCCTTGCAATGGCGGATGCTCTTGTTGGCTTAATCGGCCAGCCATCTTTCGTTGCTTTCAAGACAGCGGAGATTTTGCAAGAGTTTCAAATCTACTGTAATTCGAGGTTGATTCAGTTCTTTTTTGGATGGATTACTGGTGGTGTATCTTTTCTAATTCTGGGCGCTATTAGCATTGACAGACTTCTTGCCCTGTCTCTTCATCTACGATACAACAGCATTGTCACTTTCCCTCGAATGATGACGTCGGTGGTTATGGTTTGGGTGATGTTATCGGTCGTAGTGGCCTCGAAGTTCTGGCTCGGAAACAAATGGGTCGTGCTTCCAATCGTCTTAAATGTGCTTGCAGTATCCACAACTGCCTTCTGCACGTGCAAAATATTCTATATTGCTCGCAAGCACCTACGCCAAATCAATGAAGTTAACCGAACAGCAGCTTACTGCATACATAACAGAACTGCCGACGTCCTTAAATGTAAAAAATCAGCTGTAACTGTAATTTATGTCTATGTTGTAATGCTCCTTTTTTATCTTCCATTCCTTGCGGTCATGATAGTTGAAAACGTTGGTGGCGTAACTCAGTCAGTACAGCTTGCTTATGACCTAGCGACGACATTTGTTTTTGTGAATTCTTCGGTGAATCCAATTATTTACTGTTGGAGAATGAAACAGATACGCAGTGCTGTTAGAAAGTGTTTAATGGACTCGTCAAGTTTTGATCATCACTAA
- the LOC138011370 gene encoding uncharacterized protein → MRFVQNARTKRANRTKGPLTTEEIGKQTLFWSMRAQSQGTANMEEDRLRLNLQRNKDELLQCRGRLPGPYPIYIPDTTTFAVKFVQHAHKATLHGGLGLTMAKIRQEHWIPRLRRLAKKAIRQCYGCKRFQAVALAAPPPGLLPPERREGSSPFEVVGVDFAGPIKYRKSSRAEGKAYLVLYACSLTRALYLEILPNLVTTTFMASLKRFIARRERPSKIFADNGRTFVGAAKLLKEIQKDEQMQDYLASIRLPKRQPWREEDYDLRKRERYLRTCKDALWKRWTREYLAALRERHTHNIPSTPRPLNVRDVVIIRSEEKSRGKWPLGVVEELFEGRDGKVRAVKLRSGKTFLERPIQHLYPLESTCDEVLERAAAPPQLNAGASVFRPRRDAAVAATLRIHGVAEYGEL, encoded by the exons ATGCGGTTCGTCCAAAATGCTAGAACAAAGAGAGCAAACAGAACAAAGGGCCCTCTCACAACAGAAGAAATTGGAAAGCAAACTCTCTTCTGGTCGATGCGCGCCCAAAGTCAGGGTACTGCAAACATGGAAGAAGACCGACTGAGGCTCAACTTACAGAGAAACAAAGATGAATTGCTACAGTGCCGTGGAAGACTACCAGGTCCCTATCCGATCTACATACCAGACACAACAACCTTTGCTGTGAAATTTGTTCAACACGCCCACAAAGCCACACTCCATGGGGGACTGGGGCTCACTATGGCTAAAATCAGACAGGAGCATTGGATCCCACGCCTTAGACGCCTTGCAAAGAAAGCCATCAGGCAGTGCTACGGGTGCAAGCGTTTTCAGGCAGTTGCTCTCGCAGCTCCACCCCCTGGTTTATTGCCACCTGAGAGAAGAGAGGGATCAAGTCCTTTTGAAGTAGTGGGTGTTGATTTTGCCGGCCCCATTAAGTACCGCAAGTCTTCGCGAGCAGAAGGGAAAGCCTATTTGGTGCTTTATGCCTGCAGTTTAACGAGAGCCTTGTACCTAGAAATCCTACCAAATCTGGTAACCACTACCTTCATGGCAAGCCTAAAGCGATTCATCGCTAGACGAGAACGACCATCGAAGATTTTCGCAGACAATGGAAGGACTTTCGTGGGAGCGGCAAAACTGTTGAAAGAAATCCAGAAAGACGAGCAAATGCAAGACTACCTAGC ATCCATACGCCTGCCTAAGCGACAGCCGTGGAGAGAGGAAGATTATGATCTGCGAAAACGGGAAAGGTACCTCAGGACCTGCAAAGATGCCTTGTGGAAGCGCTGGACGCGGGAATACTTGGCCGCACTGAGAGAACGACACACCCACAATATCCCAAGTACACCCAGGCCACTGAACGTAAGAGATGTCGTCATTATCCGTTCAGAAGAAAAAAGTCGTGGGAAGTGGCCCCTTGGTGTTGTGGAAGAGCTGTTTGAAGGACGAGATGGAAAAGTGCGAGCGGTGAAGTTACGCTCGGGAAAAACGTTCTTGGAGAGACCAATCCAACACCTTTACCCGCTGGAATCAACCTGTGATGAAGTGCTGGAAAGAGCTGCAGCGCCGCCACAGCTTAATGCTGGAGCATCAGTTTTCCGTCCAAGGAGAGATGCTGCTGTGGCTGCTACCTTGCGTATTCATGGTGTTGCTGAATATGGAGAACTTTAA